A part of Desulfofundulus salinus genomic DNA contains:
- the drmA gene encoding DISARM system helicase DrmA produces MTGIREEILKNLRIDLVGPGDIEEQIKDPPTIHYLTGILYPDQTPINPMEDDSRAETTGQSEELDDVNDFEQAPLAMAFMPSSIGLTVMVKKDTELVKCYVSYGVYDQIDPDSGWKRTPVAEVIDIPVGHDNSDSRNLARGGRLKWICRSGNEERFLTVFLFNGNRRPGEKEMLDRFCLFQPEIHLQGHGSQPVFVERSLENNSSDPDIETFSLLYRNKMEFGVGHGCAVGWSGVEGRLACRVFTEIIPTFELPKVEHLELRDLRCLDMMFLARCSDPEELISELEELPRAYENWITAKEKEVADLKDSQKPVAREHLARCRDVLGRIRGGIALLHNCRVRKAFQFANEAMLYQLSYGRWAAEYRRTGRRKTSAPDLNGRWRPFQLAFILLNLKGIVNPADDERELVDLLWFPTGGGKTEAYLGLAAFTIAWRRLTGAGLNGSGTAVLMRYTLRLLTIQQFQRAAALMCACEVLRRRDPGTWGTTPFSIGLWVGQSSTPNDVKDAEKALNDIRSGIKINSRNPVQLHACPWCGEKLTASNYRINHKINSLLIHCPREECEFHGNVNDVNRAIPVYTVDEDIYTRTPSIVIGTVDKMARVPWKPRAGAILGKVDRYSSIRGFLTPADRDPHKPGNGATITAVDGLAPPDLIIQDELHLISGPLGTMVGLYEAMVDELCTTEVDGRPVRPKVVASTATIRRAGDQIGRVFARAVRQFPPPGLTAEDNFFSFEKPAETTPGRLYAGVCARERSMKTTVVRVYASLLHSLWKMKQSGLYKPEELDPYWTLVGYFNSLRELGGAVRLVEDDIPDRISLLAGGEEYARPLTQVELTSRCKADEIPEILSALEKDATSDPIDVLLATNMISVGVDVDRLGLMVVNGQPKGTSEYIQATSRVGRRYPGLVVTLYNPHRPRDMSHYERFISYHTMLYRFVEATSVTPFSPRAVDRGLTGVVIGLARTLAPDLAPNNGAGQFDRFGKHRPLVDRIKQSLLTRVENVEPAERDRFELELERVFDWWERRRLEESDLRYLQPNMGRLAASVAPLIRHYDQNVEGARAIPESLREVEKECGLFYRRI; encoded by the coding sequence ATGACCGGTATTAGAGAAGAAATTCTGAAAAACTTACGGATTGATCTGGTGGGTCCCGGTGATATAGAGGAACAAATCAAGGATCCGCCAACCATTCACTACTTAACCGGGATTTTATATCCCGACCAGACACCAATCAACCCAATGGAAGACGATAGCAGGGCAGAAACCACAGGTCAATCTGAAGAACTGGATGATGTAAATGATTTTGAACAGGCGCCGCTGGCAATGGCCTTTATGCCTTCATCCATCGGCTTAACTGTTATGGTGAAAAAAGATACAGAGCTTGTAAAATGTTATGTATCATACGGAGTGTATGATCAGATTGACCCGGATAGTGGCTGGAAGCGAACTCCTGTTGCGGAAGTCATTGATATTCCGGTTGGCCATGATAACAGTGACTCAAGAAACTTAGCCAGGGGTGGCCGGCTTAAATGGATATGTCGCAGTGGTAACGAAGAACGCTTTTTGACAGTGTTTCTGTTCAACGGCAATCGCCGGCCCGGAGAGAAGGAAATGCTTGACAGATTCTGCCTGTTTCAACCGGAAATTCACCTTCAAGGACATGGTTCTCAACCTGTATTTGTCGAGCGTTCCCTGGAAAACAATTCCTCAGACCCGGATATCGAAACATTCAGCCTTCTCTACCGGAATAAAATGGAGTTTGGTGTTGGACATGGCTGTGCAGTTGGCTGGAGTGGCGTTGAGGGTCGGCTGGCCTGCAGGGTCTTTACAGAAATCATTCCCACCTTTGAATTGCCGAAGGTTGAGCACCTGGAACTGAGGGATTTGCGTTGTCTGGATATGATGTTTCTGGCCCGCTGCTCCGATCCGGAAGAGCTCATTTCTGAACTGGAGGAGTTACCGCGGGCTTATGAGAACTGGATAACGGCAAAAGAAAAAGAGGTTGCTGATCTGAAGGACTCGCAGAAACCGGTAGCCAGAGAGCATCTGGCACGGTGCCGGGATGTACTGGGGCGCATCCGGGGCGGTATTGCTTTGCTACATAATTGCCGGGTGAGAAAGGCATTCCAGTTTGCCAATGAAGCGATGCTTTACCAGCTTTCTTATGGCAGGTGGGCAGCAGAGTACAGGCGAACCGGCAGGCGGAAAACATCAGCACCAGATCTGAACGGTCGATGGCGTCCCTTTCAGCTGGCTTTTATACTGCTTAACCTGAAGGGTATTGTTAACCCTGCGGATGATGAACGTGAGCTGGTTGACTTACTCTGGTTTCCTACCGGTGGTGGTAAAACGGAGGCTTATCTGGGACTGGCAGCCTTTACCATTGCCTGGCGACGGCTGACCGGGGCAGGGCTAAACGGGTCAGGTACGGCAGTCTTAATGCGTTACACCCTGCGTCTTTTAACCATACAACAGTTTCAGCGGGCGGCTGCTCTGATGTGCGCCTGTGAGGTTCTGCGCCGCAGGGACCCTGGAACCTGGGGTACAACTCCCTTCAGTATAGGGCTCTGGGTGGGGCAGTCAAGTACACCAAATGATGTAAAAGATGCAGAGAAAGCACTGAACGATATAAGATCTGGTATAAAAATAAACTCCAGGAATCCGGTTCAACTTCATGCCTGTCCCTGGTGCGGGGAAAAACTAACCGCATCTAACTATCGGATTAATCATAAAATTAACAGCCTGCTTATACACTGCCCTCGGGAGGAATGTGAGTTTCACGGAAATGTCAACGATGTGAACAGAGCGATTCCCGTCTATACAGTGGATGAAGATATTTATACACGAACACCTTCGATTGTCATAGGCACTGTTGACAAGATGGCCCGGGTACCCTGGAAACCCCGGGCGGGAGCCATTTTGGGTAAAGTAGACCGATATTCTTCCATCCGGGGTTTTCTCACGCCTGCTGACAGGGATCCCCATAAACCTGGTAATGGAGCCACAATTACTGCTGTTGATGGCCTGGCACCTCCGGACCTGATTATCCAGGACGAATTGCATCTTATATCTGGACCACTGGGAACGATGGTGGGATTGTATGAGGCGATGGTGGATGAACTCTGCACAACTGAAGTTGATGGTCGGCCGGTACGTCCCAAAGTGGTAGCATCCACTGCCACTATCCGCCGGGCCGGTGACCAGATAGGCCGGGTCTTTGCAAGAGCTGTACGTCAGTTTCCACCGCCGGGACTGACGGCGGAAGATAACTTCTTTTCGTTTGAAAAACCGGCAGAAACAACACCGGGCAGACTTTATGCCGGTGTATGTGCCAGAGAACGAAGCATGAAAACAACCGTGGTCAGGGTTTATGCTTCACTTCTGCATTCCCTGTGGAAGATGAAACAGAGTGGCCTGTACAAACCCGAAGAACTGGACCCATACTGGACTCTTGTGGGTTATTTTAATAGTCTGCGGGAACTTGGTGGTGCAGTTCGACTGGTGGAAGATGACATACCGGACCGTATCAGTCTCCTCGCAGGGGGTGAGGAGTATGCCCGTCCTCTAACACAGGTGGAATTAACAAGCCGGTGCAAAGCGGATGAAATTCCTGAGATTCTTTCGGCACTGGAAAAAGATGCAACCAGCGATCCCATTGATGTTCTGCTTGCTACCAATATGATTTCCGTGGGTGTGGATGTTGATCGCCTGGGTTTAATGGTAGTAAACGGACAGCCCAAGGGAACTTCAGAGTACATTCAGGCCACCAGCCGGGTGGGCCGGCGGTACCCCGGACTTGTGGTAACTTTATACAACCCTCATAGACCCAGGGATATGTCTCACTATGAGCGATTTATCAGCTATCATACCATGCTCTACCGGTTTGTGGAGGCCACCAGTGTTACTCCCTTCTCACCCAGGGCGGTTGATCGCGGGCTAACCGGTGTGGTCATCGGGCTTGCCAGAACCCTTGCCCCGGATCTTGCGCCAAATAATGGTGCCGGACAATTTGATCGGTTCGGGAAGCACCGCCCTCTGGTAGACCGGATTAAACAGAGCCTGCTGACACGAGTTGAAAATGTCGAACCAGCCGAACGGGACCGTTTTGAACTGGAGCTGGAGCGCGTCTTTGACTGGTGGGAACGGAGGCGTCTTGAGGAGAGCGACCTGCGCTATTTACAACCAAACATGGGTAGACTGGCGGCTTCTGTGGCACCGCTTATCCGGCATTATGATCAGAATGTGGAAGGGGCCAGAGCTATTCCGGAGTCTCTGAGGGAAGTGGAAAAGGAATGTGGTCTTTTTTACAGGCGTATTTAG
- a CDS encoding peptidoglycan-binding domain-containing protein: MPVPGGCGLNVTELQRELAAAGFDPGPVDGIFGLLTRRAVEAPQRYCGL; encoded by the coding sequence ATGCCGGTTCCTGGCGGCTGTGGGTTGAACGTGACAGAACTGCAGCGGGAACTGGCCGCCGCAGGCTTCGACCCCGGGCCGGTTGACGGCATCTTCGGCCTGCTCACCCGGCGGGCGGTGGAGGCGCCGCAGCGCTACTGCGGCCTGTAA
- a CDS encoding YvrJ family protein — protein sequence MVEEIFKLVANYGFPMVVAGYLLVRLEPLFKELQKSITLLTSVGGKAVRR from the coding sequence ATGGTGGAGGAAATTTTCAAGCTGGTGGCGAACTACGGGTTTCCAATGGTGGTTGCCGGCTACCTTCTTGTGCGCCTGGAGCCACTGTTCAAAGAACTGCAGAAGTCCATCACCCTGCTGACCTCTGTTGGTGGCAAGGCAGTCAGACGTTGA
- a CDS encoding DUF2922 domain-containing protein, whose translation MTLNLNNPRDNLTAAEVQNAMDQIIARNVFLTSGGALVSKVSAQTARPNVLFEEAS comes from the coding sequence ATCACGCTCAACCTGAACAACCCCAGGGACAACCTGACCGCCGCCGAGGTGCAGAACGCGATGGATCAGATCATCGCCAGGAACGTCTTTTTGACCTCCGGCGGCGCTTTGGTGAGCAAGGTAAGCGCACAGACCGCACGACCAAACGTGCTCTTCGAGGAGGCCTCTTAA
- the smpB gene encoding SsrA-binding protein SmpB, which translates to MVGKVVTVNRKARHDYHILETYEAGIALTGTEVKSLRAGRANLQDSFARVENAELFLYNMHISPYDQGNRFNHEPKRTRKLLMHKKEILRLLGKSREKGLALIPLKVYFNDRGKAKVELALARGKKVYDKREDMAARDAKREMERALRGKM; encoded by the coding sequence ATGGTGGGAAAGGTGGTCACGGTAAACAGGAAGGCCCGCCATGACTATCACATCCTGGAAACCTACGAAGCCGGCATCGCCCTGACCGGCACCGAGGTCAAATCCCTGCGGGCAGGGCGGGCCAACCTGCAGGACAGCTTCGCCCGCGTTGAAAACGCCGAACTGTTCCTGTATAATATGCACATCAGCCCTTACGACCAGGGCAACCGCTTCAACCACGAGCCCAAGCGGACGCGCAAGCTCCTGATGCATAAAAAGGAGATCCTGCGCCTGCTGGGCAAGAGCCGGGAAAAGGGCCTGGCCCTGATCCCGCTAAAGGTGTACTTCAACGACCGGGGCAAGGCCAAGGTGGAACTGGCTCTGGCCCGCGGCAAGAAGGTGTACGACAAGCGGGAAGACATGGCCGCCCGGGACGCAAAGCGGGAAATGGAGCGGGCCCTGCGGGGGAAGATGTAA
- a CDS encoding HD domain-containing protein — protein MTRDEAYTLLTRHLKTRNLVKHSLAVEAVMRGLARHFGQDEDIWGLAGLLHDIDYDWTKDEPARHSMEGADLLAREGLPEEIVYAVRAHNEVHGLPRQSLLDKALYASDPLTGLIVAGALIKPEKKLSAIDVPFLLNRFHEKSFARGANREQIKSCSEMGLSLEEFMEIGLKSMQGIAGEMGL, from the coding sequence GTGACGCGGGACGAAGCCTATACTCTTCTCACCAGGCATTTGAAAACACGCAACCTGGTAAAGCATTCCCTGGCCGTGGAAGCGGTCATGCGCGGCCTGGCCAGGCATTTCGGCCAGGACGAGGATATCTGGGGCCTGGCCGGGTTGCTCCACGACATCGACTACGACTGGACGAAGGACGAGCCCGCCCGGCACAGCATGGAAGGGGCGGACCTTCTGGCCCGGGAGGGTTTGCCGGAGGAAATAGTCTACGCCGTCCGGGCCCACAATGAAGTCCACGGCCTGCCCCGGCAGAGCCTGCTGGACAAAGCCCTTTACGCCAGTGACCCCCTGACCGGGCTGATTGTGGCCGGAGCCCTGATCAAGCCGGAAAAGAAGCTCTCCGCCATAGACGTCCCCTTCCTCCTCAACCGCTTTCATGAAAAATCCTTTGCCCGGGGGGCGAACAGGGAACAAATTAAAAGCTGCTCCGAAATGGGGCTCTCCCTGGAGGAGTTCATGGAAATCGGGCTTAAGTCCATGCAGGGGATCGCCGGGGAAATGGGGCTATAA
- a CDS encoding PaaI family thioesterase: MYGFSRSDGMCFACSPQNPIGLHLEFSLEGDVCRTTFTAGEEHQGWDGLLHGGLIATLLDEAMAQWLWRRGVAAMTAEMLTRFSHPVPVGVPVTVEAWKVGGKGRLWELSARLILPDGRVAARATARFLTIKEGSLQT; this comes from the coding sequence ATGTACGGTTTCAGCCGCAGTGACGGCATGTGTTTTGCCTGCAGCCCCCAAAATCCCATCGGCCTGCACCTGGAGTTTTCCCTTGAGGGCGATGTTTGCCGGACCACCTTTACCGCCGGGGAAGAACACCAGGGCTGGGACGGCCTGTTGCATGGCGGTTTGATTGCCACGCTGCTGGACGAGGCCATGGCCCAGTGGCTCTGGCGCCGGGGCGTTGCGGCCATGACGGCGGAAATGCTCACCCGTTTCAGCCACCCGGTGCCCGTGGGCGTGCCGGTGACCGTGGAGGCATGGAAGGTGGGCGGTAAAGGGCGGCTATGGGAGCTTTCCGCCCGCCTCATCCTTCCCGACGGCAGGGTGGCCGCCCGGGCTACGGCCAGGTTTCTGACTATAAAAGAAGGGAGTCTTCAAACGTGA
- a CDS encoding aldehyde ferredoxin oxidoreductase C-terminal domain-containing protein: protein MRIFREPMTSASTSDKIIPEGQSHSMLQEYYALRGWDRNSRPCTRQLQELGLA from the coding sequence TTGCGAATTTTCCGGGAACCCATGACTTCGGCTTCCACTTCTGATAAAATAATACCTGAAGGTCAATCTCACAGTATGTTGCAGGAATACTATGCCTTGCGTGGTTGGGACCGGAACAGCCGGCCCTGTACTCGACAGTTGCAGGAATTGGGGTTGGCATGA
- a CDS encoding Glu/Leu/Phe/Val family dehydrogenase, producing the protein MTGVNPFASAQQEIKRAVSRLGLHPAVYEILKQPLRELTVVIPVEMDDGTVRVFTGYRVQHNSALGPAKGGIRFHPDVTLEEVRALAMWMTFKCAVVGLPYGGGKGGVVCNPKELSPGELERLSRGYVRAVAEILGPEKDIPAPDVYTNPRIMAWMMDEFSRYKGYNEFGVITGKPLIVGGSAGRNEATARGCAIVVREAAKMLGIPLAGATVAVQGFGNAGSIVARLLHEMGCRIVAVVDSTGGAFNTAGMDPVKLRDHKTKTGSVKGFPGSKPISSTELLTLDCDILVPAALENQITASVAGQVRAKIVAEAANGPTTPEGDRILNQKGIFVIPDILASAGGVTVSYFEWVQNNMGYYWTEEEVNRRLEEIMVRGFHEVVAMRKLGRDVDMRLAAYMVAVKRVAEAMEVRGWLGRAARMTAPRVEAALA; encoded by the coding sequence ATGACCGGGGTAAATCCCTTTGCCAGCGCGCAGCAGGAGATCAAGCGGGCGGTGAGTCGTTTGGGCCTGCACCCGGCGGTATATGAAATTTTAAAGCAGCCTTTAAGGGAGCTCACCGTGGTCATTCCGGTGGAAATGGACGACGGGACCGTTCGCGTTTTTACCGGTTACCGGGTTCAGCATAACAGCGCCCTGGGACCGGCAAAGGGCGGCATACGTTTTCATCCTGACGTCACCCTGGAAGAAGTAAGGGCGCTGGCCATGTGGATGACCTTCAAATGTGCGGTGGTGGGCCTGCCTTACGGAGGGGGTAAGGGCGGGGTGGTATGCAATCCCAAAGAACTCTCGCCCGGCGAACTGGAGAGGTTGAGCCGGGGCTACGTGCGGGCTGTTGCAGAGATTTTAGGTCCTGAGAAAGATATCCCGGCGCCGGATGTGTATACCAATCCCCGGATCATGGCCTGGATGATGGATGAATTCAGCCGCTATAAAGGGTACAACGAGTTTGGTGTTATTACCGGCAAGCCGCTGATCGTGGGCGGATCGGCGGGCCGCAACGAAGCCACCGCCCGGGGGTGTGCCATTGTAGTGCGGGAGGCGGCCAAGATGCTGGGGATACCCCTGGCCGGGGCTACAGTGGCCGTACAGGGTTTCGGAAACGCCGGCAGTATTGTGGCCCGGCTGCTGCACGAAATGGGCTGCCGCATTGTCGCCGTTGTGGATTCCACCGGCGGAGCCTTTAATACCGCCGGCATGGACCCGGTAAAATTGCGTGACCATAAGACAAAAACCGGTTCTGTAAAGGGTTTCCCCGGCAGCAAACCCATTTCCTCCACCGAACTGCTCACCCTGGACTGCGATATTCTGGTGCCGGCGGCGCTGGAAAACCAGATTACCGCCAGTGTGGCCGGGCAGGTCAGGGCAAAGATTGTGGCCGAGGCGGCCAACGGCCCCACCACACCGGAAGGCGACCGGATATTGAATCAAAAGGGAATTTTTGTCATACCTGATATCCTGGCCAGTGCGGGAGGGGTTACGGTCTCCTATTTTGAATGGGTGCAAAACAACATGGGATATTACTGGACTGAGGAAGAGGTAAACCGCCGTCTTGAGGAAATTATGGTGCGCGGTTTTCATGAAGTGGTGGCCATGCGCAAGCTGGGCAGGGATGTGGATATGCGCCTGGCTGCCTACATGGTGGCGGTCAAGAGGGTGGCCGAGGCTATGGAAGTGCGCGGTTGGCTGGGCAGGGCGGCCCGCATGACTGCACCACGGGTGGAGGCTGCGCTGGCCTGA
- a CDS encoding copper amine oxidase N-terminal domain-containing protein — protein sequence MMLSRSKPGFKLFIFLLLAITAIIFLVAGTAFAKKAVRLVVDGKEISPDVPPQLIDGRAVAPVREVAEALGAKVAWDAGSRTVKVVTGDWLGQLAGSLARAGDEFKPAPDVKGEVKKLWRVGEHRFLLEHVWNMDYSYFLCDAETGEKDLIVGFLESARLKEVGDDELVFVAKGGGDCGDYSFPYLLRYDVENKKLSREELYLTRSVAFGASGAWEHVFKGVSLKDGAVALELAVAPEQVLAGGHKRPFTVVDRRHDGLTVRIYGVRCPKSSEGELKPDHPLIERISWRALPAQEPVANEDLLKEDFPYGAALKSAAAIQGPSLLVEIDTRGEPAYNIVTSSTRDLKLIYTVKFK from the coding sequence ATGATGTTGTCTAGATCTAAGCCCGGGTTTAAGTTATTTATCTTCTTACTGCTGGCGATAACCGCAATAATTTTCCTGGTCGCGGGAACGGCCTTTGCCAAAAAGGCCGTCAGGCTCGTGGTAGACGGTAAGGAAATCAGCCCGGACGTCCCGCCCCAGCTAATTGACGGGCGTGCCGTGGCGCCGGTCAGGGAGGTTGCCGAAGCCCTGGGGGCGAAGGTAGCCTGGGATGCCGGAAGCCGGACCGTAAAAGTGGTTACCGGCGATTGGCTTGGGCAGTTGGCCGGGTCCCTTGCCCGGGCCGGAGACGAGTTCAAGCCCGCGCCGGACGTGAAAGGAGAAGTGAAAAAGCTCTGGCGGGTGGGCGAGCACCGTTTTTTACTGGAGCACGTCTGGAATATGGATTACAGTTACTTCCTTTGCGACGCAGAGACGGGCGAAAAAGATTTGATCGTTGGTTTTCTGGAAAGCGCGCGACTCAAAGAGGTCGGGGATGACGAACTTGTCTTCGTCGCCAAAGGAGGCGGTGATTGCGGCGATTACAGCTTCCCCTACCTTTTGCGCTACGATGTGGAAAACAAAAAATTGTCCCGGGAAGAGTTATACCTTACGCGCTCCGTCGCTTTCGGGGCGAGCGGAGCCTGGGAGCACGTTTTTAAAGGCGTAAGCTTAAAAGACGGAGCGGTTGCCTTGGAGCTGGCCGTTGCCCCGGAGCAGGTGCTGGCCGGAGGGCATAAAAGGCCTTTTACTGTCGTTGACCGCCGGCACGACGGTTTAACCGTCCGCATCTACGGCGTGCGTTGTCCAAAAAGCAGCGAGGGCGAGCTCAAACCTGATCACCCGCTAATTGAAAGGATTTCCTGGCGGGCGCTGCCGGCTCAAGAACCGGTCGCAAATGAGGACCTTTTGAAGGAAGATTTTCCCTACGGGGCCGCCCTGAAAAGCGCTGCCGCCATCCAGGGACCCTCCCTATTGGTTGAGATAGATACAAGAGGTGAGCCGGCCTACAACATTGTTACCAGCAGCACCCGGGACCTCAAGCTGATCTATACCGTAAAATTTAAATAG
- the lysS gene encoding lysine--tRNA ligase: MTEKESVELKPEDLHELLRVRLEKLEELKAQGIEPYGGRYPRTHLAAWIIEHYEECEGQKVCIAGRLMARRGHGKASFGNLRDGSGQIQIYLRLNDVGAETYNLFQRLDIGDIIGVRGKVFKTRTGEITVAVEELTLLAKSLRPLPEKWHGLKDVDLRYRQRYLDLIVNPEVKNTFIIRSRVIHAIRNFLERRGFLEVETPMMHPIAGGAAARPFITHHNALDMNLYLRIAPELYLKRLLVGGFEKVYEINRNFRNEGISTKHNPEFTMLELYQAYADYHDMMDLTEEMISTVASEVLGTTTVTYQGVEINLAPPWKRQTMLEAVKEHTGLDFNQYRDDGERARRAARELGVEVEEKDSWGTVLNKVFEEKVEPQLIQPVFIMDYPIEISPLAKQKTEDPALTYRFELFIYAREMANAFSELNDPIDQKARFLKQLEKRRAGDEEAHMMDEDYITALEYGMPPAGGLGIGIDRLVMLLTDSPSIRDVILFPLMRPRE, from the coding sequence ATGACGGAAAAGGAAAGTGTAGAACTCAAGCCGGAAGATTTACATGAACTGCTGCGCGTGCGCCTGGAAAAACTGGAGGAACTCAAGGCACAGGGGATCGAGCCCTACGGCGGGCGCTACCCGCGCACCCACCTTGCCGCCTGGATTATCGAACATTATGAGGAGTGCGAGGGGCAAAAGGTATGTATTGCCGGTCGCTTAATGGCCCGGCGTGGCCACGGCAAAGCCAGTTTCGGCAACCTCAGGGACGGCTCGGGGCAGATTCAGATCTACCTGCGGCTAAACGATGTGGGTGCCGAAACTTATAACTTGTTCCAGCGGCTGGACATAGGGGATATCATCGGTGTGCGGGGCAAGGTTTTTAAAACCCGCACCGGTGAAATCACCGTGGCCGTGGAGGAGCTGACCCTGCTGGCCAAGTCCCTGCGCCCCCTGCCGGAAAAATGGCACGGCTTAAAGGACGTGGACCTGCGTTACCGCCAGCGTTACCTGGACCTGATCGTCAATCCCGAGGTAAAAAACACCTTTATCATCCGGAGCCGGGTGATCCACGCCATCCGGAATTTCCTGGAGAGGCGGGGTTTCCTGGAAGTAGAAACGCCCATGATGCACCCCATTGCCGGCGGTGCGGCGGCCAGGCCCTTTATTACCCATCACAACGCCCTGGATATGAATCTTTACCTGCGCATTGCTCCGGAACTTTACCTCAAGCGCCTGCTGGTGGGCGGGTTTGAAAAGGTTTACGAAATAAACCGGAATTTTCGCAATGAAGGCATTTCCACCAAGCACAACCCGGAGTTCACCATGCTGGAACTGTACCAGGCCTATGCCGACTACCACGACATGATGGACCTGACCGAAGAAATGATTTCCACCGTGGCCTCCGAGGTGCTGGGTACCACCACCGTCACCTACCAGGGGGTCGAGATTAATCTTGCGCCGCCCTGGAAAAGGCAGACCATGCTGGAGGCAGTCAAGGAACATACCGGGCTGGACTTTAACCAGTACCGAGATGACGGGGAGAGAGCCCGCCGGGCGGCCCGGGAGCTGGGGGTGGAGGTGGAGGAAAAGGACAGCTGGGGCACCGTCCTGAACAAGGTGTTCGAGGAAAAAGTGGAGCCGCAGCTGATCCAGCCCGTTTTTATCATGGACTACCCCATTGAAATTTCACCCCTGGCCAAGCAGAAAACGGAGGACCCCGCCCTGACGTACCGTTTTGAGCTGTTTATTTACGCCCGGGAGATGGCCAATGCCTTCTCCGAACTCAACGACCCCATCGATCAAAAGGCCCGCTTCCTCAAGCAGCTGGAGAAGCGCCGGGCGGGGGACGAAGAAGCCCACATGATGGACGAGGATTACATTACCGCCCTGGAATACGGCATGCCGCCCGCGGGAGGTCTGGGCATCGGCATTGACCGGCTGGTGATGCTGCTGACCGATTCCCCGTCCATCCGGGATGTAATCCTCTTCCCGTTAATGCGGCCGCGGGAGTAG
- the greA gene encoding transcription elongation factor GreA — MKEKEVILTLEGLKKLEKELEELKTIRRREVAARIKQAIEFGDISENSEYEDAKNEQAFIEGRILTLEQMLRNARVIDDERTGTDEVGLGSTVRLKDLEFGDEVEYTIVGSVEADPGAHKISNESPVGKAILGQRKGSVVEVSVPAGLLKYQIVDIR, encoded by the coding sequence ATGAAGGAAAAGGAAGTAATTTTAACCCTTGAGGGCTTAAAAAAGCTCGAAAAGGAACTGGAAGAGCTGAAAACCATCCGTCGCCGCGAAGTAGCCGCCCGCATTAAGCAGGCCATTGAATTTGGAGATATCAGTGAAAACTCGGAATACGAGGATGCCAAAAACGAACAAGCCTTTATTGAAGGCCGTATTTTAACACTGGAGCAAATGCTGCGTAACGCCAGGGTTATTGACGATGAGCGTACGGGAACGGATGAAGTAGGCCTTGGTTCTACCGTCCGCCTCAAAGACCTGGAGTTTGGCGACGAAGTTGAATATACCATTGTTGGCTCCGTGGAGGCCGATCCCGGAGCTCATAAAATTTCTAACGAGTCTCCCGTGGGCAAGGCCATTCTGGGCCAGCGCAAGGGGAGTGTGGTCGAAGTTTCCGTGCCGGCAGGACTGCTTAAATACCAGATTGTGGATATACGTTGA